AGGTTTTTTCCTCTTGCTAAATGCATCAACCCATCAGTAAATTGCTCCGCCACTGTTGGTTGCATGTAGTTCTGAAATTCCGCTTGCCAAAGTGTCCAAGCATCTTGGTCTTGCCCCAACTGGTAGAGTTCTTGCAATGTGGTAGATCCAGCGGGTAGCGCTGCTCGCTGTGGCGGCACCACTTCAGGATTGAGCTGGCGCACAGTGTTGAAGTTGCCGACATCTAGACCCAAAATTGCCGCTGACCGCCAGGCATAATAAGACTGTGGGAATTGGCTTAACACATATTCAAAGGCAGCTTTAGCATCATTCTTGCGCCCCAGTTGAGTCGCCCATTTGCCAATCCAAAAGCCAGCCCTAGGAGCGAGAATGTTTCTAGGGTTGCGGATGGGAATTGTCTGCGCCCATTGCCATGCTCCCTGGTAATCTTTAGCTGCTGCTTTAGCGAGCGCCATCTGCCAGCGGTATTCTGCTGCCGCATCGGAATCGCCATACTGATCTAGCAGTAATTGACGAGCCTCAGCTGCTGATTTTTTACTTTGGAGCGCTTCAAGAATTGCAGCTTTTTCTACGAGTGCGGCTCCCGCTTGATCTGGGAATCGGTTGATTACCTGATCGAGATAAGTGAGGGCTTCTTTTCTCTCTGCCATCTTTGCCAACTGCATTAAGGCAGTGCCAGTTTCTTTGGCATTAGGGAAGGCACTTACCAGCTGTTGATAAGCGAGAATTGCCTGTAATCGTTTATTTCCCACTTGGAATCCGCGACCCGTGCGGTAGAGGTTGAGGGGTGCCCGAGGAGCCTTGGCATAAGCAGCTCCACCTTTGTCATACACCTGGTTTTCCCAGTAGGCAAAGGCGATCGCCTCCCAATCGGATGGCTGCAATTGAGCCGCATACTGATTTACCAGGCGGTCTAAAACTGAGACGATTCCCGGTTGGTCGTAGCCGTGTTTTGCCAACAGCAACATTAATTGTGGCTGATTGGGATTCTGCTGCAACAACAAGCGAGCAATTTCGATTGTGCGGGGATGGGAGGGAAATTGGGCGATCGCTTGCTGCCAGTATTTCGGTTCATTCTGACCTAGGACAAATAGCGCTTCAGCTGATACTGG
This window of the Chroococcidiopsis sp. CCMEE 29 genome carries:
- a CDS encoding transglycosylase SLT domain-containing protein, coding for MLQRRQNPGPLAAGVGLCVLLIGVPLLVTQSGTWLGQSTSQSQTQEQLSLKNPKSAVLPLVSLSPTQRQVQLQAIAQLPVSEDRNRARYLLASDLIQQRQGETALSVLQGLEQDYPDLAAHIALKRAQAYALTGDKAKTVAAWQDLLKSYPNNPVSAEALFVLGQNEPKYWQQAIAQFPSHPRTIEIARLLLQQNPNQPQLMLLLAKHGYDQPGIVSVLDRLVNQYAAQLQPSDWEAIAFAYWENQVYDKGGAAYAKAPRAPLNLYRTGRGFQVGNKRLQAILAYQQLVSAFPNAKETGTALMQLAKMAERKEALTYLDQVINRFPDQAGAALVEKAAILEALQSKKSAAEARQLLLDQYGDSDAAAEYRWQMALAKAAAKDYQGAWQWAQTIPIRNPRNILAPRAGFWIGKWATQLGRKNDAKAAFEYVLSQFPQSYYAWRSAAILGLDVGNFNTVRQLNPEVVPPQRAALPAGSTTLQELYQLGQDQDAWTLWQAEFQNYMQPTVAEQFTDGLMHLARGKNLVGIAKISTLEDRETPAEKAEYQALNQQLSYWQARYPFPFLQEIEAWSQQRQLNPLLVTALIRQESRFEPEIRSVAGAVGLMQVMPSTGKWIAEKINLQQYNKENPNDNIQLGTWYLDHTHQEYNNHSLLAIASYNAGPGNVAKWLRQLNKSDPDEFVEAIPFEETKGYVRQVFGNYWNYLRLYNPEISQIVAKYSKAHPTLPTN